The following are encoded together in the Penicillium digitatum chromosome 3, complete sequence genome:
- a CDS encoding OxaJ, with the protein MSSRREAQKTDETVESRVSYLAVAIEGNLQLEKKLEEEDSTPQDLLRRLLSAKSAISTTSSFARAQQAAIGTRAPFREIGIGSTGRVFGQPGTPWA; encoded by the coding sequence ATGTCTTCCCGCAGAGAAGCCCAGAAAACCGACGAGACCGTGGAGTCACGGGTCAGTTACCTAGCCGTTGCAATCGAAGGAAACCTCCAGCTTGAAAAAaagcttgaagaagaagattctACTCCACAAGACCTCCTTCGTCGACTACTTTCTGCTAAGTCTGCAATCTCAACAACTTCTTCTTTTGCTAGGGCCCAGCAAGCAGCTATTGGCACTAGAGCTCCATTCCGAGAGATCGGCATCGGCTCTACAGGCAGAGTATTTGGGCAGCCTGGAACCCCGTGGGCGTAA